TTTGTGTCGACTTGATCGGGACCGGAACCTGGCCACGGGGCCGTTTGGTCGGCTCCAGGGGCCCCGGCCCCTCATTCGGGGGCGGGGCAGGTAGCCGGCGCTATATCGACGTCGTGGCGACGATCTCGATCGTCACGGCGAGTTCGCGCGCGATGAAGCCGACCGTCCGGCTCACCCCGAACGCAGTCCGGTCGACCACCGCGGTGGCGGTGAAGGCGCAGCCGTCCACGGTCTGGCGGCCTTCGACCAGCCGCAGCGTCACTGGGGCGGTCACGCCGTGGACGGTGTGAGCCGGCCGGTCATCGTCCAGCCGCCGCCGTGGGTCCCCACCCGGGTGCTGGCGAACCCCGTGGCCGGGTACGACGCGACGTCGAGGAAGTTCTTACCTACTACGCCCCGGTCGCGGCGCTTGTTGCCGCTGGCGATGCTGGCCGGATCCATCGTCACCCGGACCGACGAGCGGGCCGGGTCCTCGGCGACGACGATGACACCGTCGATGACGTCGAACGTGTCGCGGACCGTCACGATGCCCACAGCTCCTTCACGGCGAAGCGGACGGTGGTGCGGAACGGGTCGACCGCGTACGTGTCGGCGGCGATCGCCGGCCGGGTGGCGGTGCTGTCGGTGCTCATCGCAGGACTTCCTGGTTGTGTGCGGTGATGTGGTTGATAGCCACCCGGTCGGGTCCGGGTAGCAGCGCGGGGTCCTCCCCTCGGGTCAGCCGGCGCGGGAGAGGACGCCCGGGCTGCCCTCGGTGCCGCCCGGCCGGACCGTCCTCGCCGTCAACGGCGTGAGCGAGCCTGCCGGTGGCCCAGATACGCCGGCCGAGATCGTGTGACAGGGACGGCAGCAGCAGGGACCGGACGATGATGGTGTCTAGTAGCACCCCGTAGGCGACCACGAAGCCCAACTGCGCCATGAACGTCAGCGGTAGCCTGGCCATCACGGGAAGGGTCAGACTCTGGCGTCTTCCCTGACCCCGGCCGGTGAAGCCGAGGTCGCCTTCGGTGCCCGGCGTCCGGGCATCCACCAGTTGGCCTTGCCGCACAGTTCCATCACCGCCGGGACGAGGACCATCCGGACGATGGTGGCGTCGATGAGCACGGCGACGGCCATGCCCAGACCTCCCTGCTTGACCGCGACGTCGTGGCCGAGCAGGGAGGTCGTGAAGACGGCGATCATGATGGCGGCCGCGGCCGTGATGACCTTGGCGGTCCGTGCCAGCCCGCGAGTGACGGCCATCCGGGTGTCGCCGGTGCGCTCGTACTCCTCACGGATCCGCGAGATCAGGAAGACCTCGTAGTCCATCGACAGGCCGAACAGGACCGGGAACATCATCATCGGCACCCAGGTCGTGATCGGCATTTCGGTGGGGAAACCGAGGGCCGAGCCGAGCCATCCCCACTGCACGACCGCGACGAGCACGCCGTAGGCGGCGCCGATCGACAGCAGGTTCATCACGGCGGCCTGCAGCGCGATCGTGACCGACCGGACCAGCGCGATCAGCAGCACCACGGACATCGCGATGACGACCGCGATCATCAGGGGCAGGCGCGAGCCGACCTCGTCTGCGTTGTCGATCGTGACGGCGTTCGGGCCGCCGACGTAGACCCCTTCGCCGCCGGGTGCCTTGGGCAGCACGTCGTCGCGGAGCTGGTGCACCAGGTCCGCGGTCGCCTCGTCCTGGTATCCGGTCTTGGGGAAGGCTATGAAGGTGACGGCCTGCCCGTCCTCGCTGATCCGAGGCTGCGTGGCGTAGGCAATGCCCTCGGTCTTGCTGACCGCTTCGACGACGGGACGCAGATCGGCGTTCTTGGAGTCGACCTCGGTGGCGAAGATCAGGGGTGCGCCGTAGCCGGGACCGAAGCCCTCGGAGACGATCTTGTGTGAGGTGTAGCTGCTCCTGTCGTGGGGCTGGACACTGGCGTCGGGCAGGCTCAGCCGCATCGACAGCATGGGGGCGGCCAGCACCAGCAGGACCGCGCCGGCCAGAACCGCGGCGACCAGCGGCTTGCGCTGCACCACGCCCGCCCAGCGCTCGGCGGGAGTGCGGCGCTCCCGGGACGGGACACCGTCGGCCCTCTGCCTGCGGGACGTGCGACGAGGCAGGCGCAGCGAGTTGATCTTGTGGCCAGTGAAGCCCAGGAACGCCGGCAGCAGGGTCACCGCGGCGATCATCGTCACCAGCACGATCACCGACGTGGCGACGGCCACTCCGGTCATCAGCCTCTGTCCCATGACGATCAGGCCCAGCAACGCGATCACGACGGTCGTGCCGGCGAACAGCACCGCGCGACCTGCGGTGGTGATGGCCTTGACAGTGGCGCTCTCGGGCTCATCGCCGTCCTGCAGGCTGTCCTTGTAGCGGGTCACGATGAACAGTGCGTAGTCGATGCCGACACCGAGCCCGATCATCGCGGCGAGGATCACAGTGAAATCCGGCGAGGGGACCACGTGCCCCACCAGCTTCATCATGGCGATGCCGCCGAGGATCGCCAGCAGTGCGGTCACGATCGGCAGGCCCATCGCCACCAGTGACCCGAAGGCGATGAACAAGATCACCGCTGCTGCCAGGACGCCCACGCTCTCGGCCGGACCCTGCGGAGGTGTCTCGGCCTTTTCTGCCTGCGCCCCGCCCAGCCCAAGCGTCACGCCGTCACCAGAGGCTTCCTTGACCGTGTCCACCAGGGGCTTGACCTCGGTCTTCTCCGCATCCTTGTCGGTCAGCGGGATGGTCGTACGGGCGATACGACGATCCTTCGTCACCAGATTCTCGTCCTGATACGGCGAGGTCACCGGTCCTGTAATGGGTGAGGCGTCCAGATCGGCGAGAACCTTCTCGATCTTCTGCCGCGCGGCGGGGTCGTCGATCCCCTTCTCTGCCTTGATCGCAAGGGTCAGCGTGTCCCCTTGCTGCTCGGGGAAGTGCTTCTCGATCAGAACCTGCGCCTTGGCGGATTCGGAGTCTCCACCGGAGAAGTCGTTGTCGGAGGCGGCGCCGAAGCCGAAGCCGACGATCGCCACGGCGATCACGCCGACGATCCAGGTCAGCAGGACCAGGCGGCGGCGCCGGTAACAAAACCGGGCTAGTCCCGCCAGAACTCCATCCGTAGGGGCAGTCTCGGTTGGCATCATCTTCTCCTCGATGGTTTTGATGTCGCTTGATCATGTCGCCGGGCGCACCGCCGGTCGTCCTGCAGACGGATGCAATTCGCGCTGCCGCCGATGGCGCACCCGGCTGCTGCGGACGCCGCAGGCGCCGGGAAAGTACTGCGTACGCGGTAGGCAGCCGCCCGTCCGCGAGCAGGATTCGGCCGCGGCAAGATCCCGGCTAAGGTGCGCGCATGAGCACAGGACGGCCCGGTGTTCGGGCCAATGTCAGAGACTGGGCGATCGCCGTTTGCGTGGCGGCGACGCTGCTGGTCGCCGGGCTGTCCGGGAACCACTCCGCCACGGATCTCGACCTACTCGGCTACGCACTGTTGGCGGCGGGTGGCCTGGCGCTGGCCGCGCGCCGCCGGGCTCCGGTACCCGTCCTGGCGGTCACCGGGCTCTGCGCGGTGGGCTACCAGGCGGTCGGCTTCGACGTGCCCGCCGTCGCGTTCCTGTTCGCGGTGTACGCCGCCGTGCGGGCGGGCCACCGCATCACCACGGTCGTGGCGGCCGTGCTGATGCTGGCCGCTCTCCCGCTCGCGGCCCTCGCCCCGCCGCAGGACATGGCCGTGGGCGAGGCGCTCGCACGGGCCCGGGGCGCCCTCGAGGTGGCTTGGCTGGTCGCCGCCGGTGCGGCGGGGGAAGCGCTGCGCCAGGCCGAGCGGCGGGCGGACGAAGCCGAGCGCACCAGGGAGGAGACCGCGCGGCGCCGCGCGGACGAGGAGCGGCTGCACATCGCGCGGGAGCTGCACGACTCGCTCACCCACCAGATCTCGATCATCAAGGTGCAGGCCGAAGTAGCCGTCCACCTGGCCCGCAAGCGTGGCGAACAGGTGCCGGAGGCCCTGCTGGCGATCCGCGAGGCCGGTCGGGAGGCGACCCGGGAACTGCGCGCGACCCTAGAAGCGCTGCGCGACGACGGTGAGACCCCGCCGCATGGGCTCGACCACCTCCCGGAACTGGTGGAACGGGCCCGTGCGACCGGCCTGGACGCGACATTGACGATCGAAGGACAACGGCACGACGTGCCGGCCGCGATGGACCGGACCGCCTACCGGATCGTTCAGGAGTCCCTCACCAACATCGCCCGTCATGCCGCCACCGCTACGGCGTCGGTCCGGGTCGACTACCGTCCGGACGCCCTCGCGATCCGAGTCGACGACGACGGCAAGGCCACGCAGGACACCACCCCGATTCCCGGCGTCGGGCTGCTCGGAATGCGCGAACGAGTCGCCGCCCTCGGCGGTCGCCTGCGCGCGGAACCACGCAACGAGGGCGGCTTCACCGTCCACGCTGAACTACCCGTGGGCCGGACGTCATGATCCGCGTCCTGCTCGTCGATGACCAGCCGCTCCTTCGCAGCGGCTTCCGCGCGCTCCTCGATGTCGAGGACGACATCGAGGTGGTGGCCGAAGCCGCCGACGGGGAGGAAGGCGTGACGCTGGCCATCCGGTACCTGCCGGACGTCGCACTCGTCGACATCCAGATGCCGGTCATGGACGGCGTCGAGGCGACCCGGCGCATCGCCGCCGACCCGGCGCTGGCCCGGGTGCACGTCGTCATCCTGACCAACTACGGCCTCGACGAACACGTGTACAACGCGCTGCGCGCCGGCGCCGCCGGATTTCTCGTCAAGGACATCGAGCCAGGAGACTTCCTACATGCCGTTCGCGTCGCCGCGCGCGGTGACGCCCTGCTCGCACCGTCGATCACCCGCAAGCTGATCAACCGGTACGTCACCGAGCCGCCCCACACACGCGCCGACACGGGGCTGAAATGGCTGACCAACCGCGAACGCGAGACCGTCGCCCTGGTCGCGCGGGGCCTGTCCAACGACGAGATCGCCGACCTCATGGTGATTAGCCCAATGACCGCCAAAACCCACATCAACCGGGCCATGGCCAAGCTCCATGCCCGTGACCGCGCCCAACTCGTGGTCCTCGCCTACGAATCCGGCCTGGTAACCCCACGCAACCGCTGACATCGATACGGCGGCTGCGGCCGGATCCAAGATCAGGTGCGCTCTTCTGGTAGCCGCGATCCGCGCCTGAGGCGTCCGCTAGGCGGTGACCGAGTGTAGTGGCCTGGGCCGGCATCAGTGGCGTGGACGGCAGCCGCAGGGCGGCGGGCATCAATCCCGTCGCCCGCACCAACGTCATGAACATGTGCGTGACGTGTTCGCCCAGCTGAAGCCGATGATCAGCACAGCGTCCGCCGCGAAGCTCTTGATCTCCGCAGCGCCGGCCGTGAAATCGACAGCCAAAGCGTCCTCCGCCGGGTCGTAGGTCAGCAGCTTCAACCCGAGCGGGAGTTCCTCGCCGACGCGGCCCTCTCGTCCTGAGCCAGCCGCCTGAAACGCGCCGAGGCGCGGCCCGGTCTGCACCGGGCCGCGCCTCGGTGGAGGTACGGCGGATCGGGACGGTCAGCCGGCGCGGTACGCCCGGATGATCGTCTGCTCGATGCCGCTACCGCTGTCTGCGGTGGCCTTCACCCGCAGGGAGATCGCCTGTCCGCCCGTCAGGGCCGGCAGCGCGGCGTGGTAGCCGTCGCGGTCACCGTCGACCTTGGCCGGCTGCCAGGTGGCGCCGTCGTCGGTCGAGGTCCAGACCTGGAACGAGGTCACCCGCTGGGCTGGCGCCCCCTGGGCCTGCCGGACGGCGAATGTGGCCGGACCACCGGTGGGATGGTTCGCCGCGTCCAGTGGCAGGGAGTAGTCGACCGACAGGAGCGGCAGGGCACTGCGCGCCGTGCCGGCCGGCCCGGCCGACCGGAAGGTCCACGCGGTGTTGACGTGGGTCGAGAACGGCAGGATCCGGCTGGTGTCGACGTCGAAGGTGAGCCGGTAGTCCGCCGCCTTCGCCGGCACGCTGAAGTCGGTCCGGGCGGCGTTGCGCTCGTCGACGAGCTGGCCGTCCCGGTAGAGGGCCAGCGTCCGTGTGATGCCGACCGCGCCGGGCTGCAGGCAGTCGGCCCGCTGGTGTTCGTCGACGAGCATGGCCAGGTCGACGTGCAGGTTGCCACTGGTCCGCCACGGCGCGCCGGCGCAGCTGTACACCCCACCGGCCGGGTCGTCGAACCAGTCGGAGCGCAGCGGCTGCCGCGCCCAGATCTTGGTCTGCCGGCTACCCGGCGCGTAGTTCCGGGGCGCCTCCTGGGCCGGGAGACCGCCGTAGGTCCCGGTGTCCTGCCAGAGGAACCCGGGCGAGACGTAGTCGGTACGCGTCGCCGGCAGGTCGTAGGTGGGGTTCTGGGTCAGGTAGAACCCGTCGGGGGTGTAGCCGGCGCGGCGCATCGAGGTCACCATCCCGGTCAGGTCCAGCTGGTTGAACCGCTGGTCGATCCGGGCGAGCCGGGCCTGCTCGGCGGCGGTGACCCGGTAGGTGGGGTCGGCCGGCACGCCCTTGGTGTACTCATGTGCCAGGTCGTAGTGGTATGGCGCGGCCGTGCCCGCCGGCGAGTCCAGCCCCCAGCCGCCGTACATCCGCAGCGACCCCACGCCGGGCAGTGCCACCGGGCCGGATGCGACCGTGGCGGAGTCGCCCCACGCCGCGATGGCCTGCCACCAGGAGAGACCGTTTCCGGCCGTCTGCACGTACAGGAAGTCGCTCGCGAGGGTCTGGGTGGGCTTGCCGGGCACGGTCGCGGTGAGCGGCTTGACCTGCGTCGGGTCGAGGATGACCGTCCGGGGGCTGTCGACGGCGAGGTCGCTGTTCCCGACGAATGCGCCCGTCTGCGCTCCGGTCTCGTCGTTGTACGTGGTGAACGCCGCGGTGACCTGGTAGCGGCCGGCCGGGACCCGCAGCGTGGCCGACTTGCCGGGGGTGAGGAACGCCCCGCCGCCGTAGAGCAGCGGGTCGGCGAGGTTGGTGACCTCCACCCCGACGGCGCTGTACCCGTTCACCGGGGTGTCCGGTATGGGGCGGGTCTGGATCGTCAGGTCGTAGCTGCGCGGCTCCACGTAGAAGGCGACCGGCGTGGTCGCCACCAGCGCGTGGTTCGGCGTGCGGGCGGTGACCGTGGCGAGGTAGTACCCGGGCGAGCCGGCCAGCGCCGCGCGGTCGAGCCGCAGCGTCGCCGTGCCGGGCACGCCGCGCTTGAGCGTCACCCGGGTGGTCGACAGCTTCGCGGCCCGGCGGGGTGCGGTGGTCCCGTCGTGGTTGGCGACCGTGACCGCGAGGTTGAGCGGGACGGCGGCCGGGGTCTGGTCGCCGGTCCAGCTCAGCCGCACCTCGTGGGTGCCGGACTGGGGGTAGCTGAAGGTGCCGAGGTTGACCACCGGCTGGTCGCTCACCGGGCCGGTGAGTGCCCGTGCCGCGTTGAGCCGGCCGGCGCCGACGGTGTAAGGCTCGGCGTCGGGCAGTGGGTCGGCGGCGCCGACGAGCCCGGCCTTGAGCCGGTCCGCGGTCCAGTCGGGGTGCCGCTGGGCGAGCAGCGCGGCGGCACCCGCGGCGTGCGGGGCGGCCATGGAGGTGCCGGAGAGCGTGGTGTGGTGCTCGTCGAACGGCGTGCCGAGGGTGGTGCCGGCGGCACGGCCGGCGACGATGTCGACGCCGGGAGCGGCCAGCTCCGGCTTCGCCGCCCAGGTGTTGATCAGCGGTCCCCGGCTGGAGAAGTCGGCCCGCTCGTCGTCGGAGTCGACCGCGCCGACTGTCAGTGCGCGCCCGGCCGAGCCGGGGGACGCGATGGCGCCGCCGCTGTTGCCGGCGGCGATGACGAAGAGGGCGCCAGTCTGCTCGGTCAGGTTGTCGACGGCGACCGCCATCGGGTCGGTGCCGTCGTCCGGCATGGCGCCGCCCAGGCTCATGTTGACCACGTCGGCGCGGGAGGCGGCCCACTCCATGCCGGTGATGATGTCGGAGTCGGAACCGGAGCCGAAGTCGTCGAGGACCTTGCCGATGACCAGGCGCGCGTCGGGCGCGATGCCGCGACGCTGGCCGTGCGAGGCGGCCCCGGTGCCGGCGATGGTGGTCGCGACGTGGGTGCCGTGCCCGTTGTGGTCGACCGCGTCGCCGCCCGGGGTGACGAAGTCGGCGCGGTCGACGACCTGGCCGGCCAGGTCGGGGTGGCTGAAGTCGGCGCCGGTGTCGAGCACGGCCACCCGGGTGCCCTTGCCGGTGTAACCGGCCTGCCAGGCCTGCGGCGCGGAAACCTGACTGATGTTGTGGTCGAGTTGAGCGGGCTGCCCGCCGCCGTGGTTGCCGGCGGTGATCCCGGTCGCGTGCACCTTGCGGTCGAGCCATACCTTGCGCGCACCGGTGAGCAGGCTGGTGGTGGCTGCCCTGGCGTTGGCCGCGGACCTCTTCGGCACGGCCCCGGCGACCGCGCCGATGCTCGACAGTGGCCGGACGCCGGCGAGCGCCGTCGTCCGCTGGTTCTCGGCGGGCTGCACGATGACCGGCAGCTCGGTGGTGCTCTCGTCGTCGTAGCCGTCCGCGATCAGCGTGGTCACGTCGAACAGGTCCGGGTCGAGCACGGTGCCGACCTGGGCCGCCACCGTGGCCGGGATGACCTTCATGTGCCCGTCGGCACCGCAGCTGCGCCGGATCACACCGGCCGGGTCGACGGGCTGCACGCGGACCCGGGGGCAGCCGGACCCGGTGGCCTCGACGGTCACCACGTCGCCGGTGAGCAGCGTGACGGTGTGCGTCTCACCGCTGCCGGCCGGGGCCGCGGTGGCGGGGTTCGGGGTGGTGAGGTCTGGGGTCGGGTTGGCCAGCGCCGGGGTTCCCGGCACCGCTTGCAGCGTCGCAACCACTGTGGTGGTCACCAACAGCCACCGAATTCGTCTGGGCATCTCGCTCCCGGGGTTGGGGGGTCGGCCGCATCTGCCGCAGGCACGCACGTTCGGTGTGGCCGACCAATCTGGAAAGGATCGGAAAAGACCGGGCCCGGGCGGCTGCACAGCCGCTCGGGCCCGGCCTCGCTCGGTTACCGGGGCCGCGCCTCGTAGGCGCGGTGGACGGTCTGCGTGACCTGGTTGCCGTCCCGGTCCGCCAGCGTGACCCGCAGCGCGACGTGGGCCGCTGCGGGCGGGTTGGGGACCATCACCTTGCCCAGCGTCCCGTCCGGCCCAGCGGTGACTTTCAGCGACTTCCAGGTGCGGCCCTCGTCGAAGGACGCCTCCGCGCGAGTGACCCGGGTGGCCGGGATGCCGCCGGCGGGCTGGCCGCTGACGCCGATCAGCACCTTGGTGGGTGCCTTGCCGGCGGCCCGGTTGTACTCGTCGAGGCCGACGGCTGCCAGGCGGGGCACCATGAGTGGATTGGCCAGCCACTCCGTGGTGCCTGCCGTGGTGAACCGCCACTCGGCGTCGATCCGGCTGGACAGGGTGGAGAACGGCACCGACCGGGTGACGCTGGCCTGCAGGGTGTAGGTGGCTTTCTCCACGGGCAGCCCGTAGGCGTAGCCCCACTGGCCGGCCTGCCACTGCGCGACCTGCTGGCCCTCCCGCTTCAGCGTCAGGGTGCCGGACGCGGGGGTGTACGCGAAGTCGTGCGTCTCGGCGTCGACGAACCACGGGATGTCGGGGATCGACATGAAGCCGTCTCCGTTCAGCCCGGTGGTGCTGTCCAGCGTCGGCCCGAGGAGCGCGTTGTTCCAGGTCTCCCGGCCGGGTTCAGCCAGGCTGACGGTTCGGGCCGGTGCCGTGATCCAGTTGTCGCCGATGCGGATCTCGCTCTCGTACCGCCCCGGCGCCCGGTAGTCGATCACCTTTGACGGGAAGTCGACCGGCCCTTCGATGGTGAGCGTGGGAAGGCTGTCGTCGGTGATCATGCCGACGGCGGCGGATCCGCTGGAGGCGACGCCGGGAGCCTTGAAGTCCATGACGACCCGGGCGAGGTCCTCCCTGGCCACGGTGCGTACCGGGTCGGTGGGGATGCCGGCGCGGGTGTCGGCGATCCGGTAGTGGTAGGGGCTCGGCGACTGCTCGCTCGAACCCTTCTTGTCGAAGACCGCCCGGGCGCCATAGGTGACCGCCGGATCCTCGACCGGGAGCACGTAGCTCGCGCCCTGCACGCCGAAGGAGCCGCCGTGCGCCATCCGGGTACCGGCCACGTCGAGGGTCAGGTCCACGGACGTGACGACATGCTCGGCCGAGCGGTCGGAGACCTCGAGCCGGACCTGCCTGCCGCGGCGGGCGTCGACCCGTACCGGCAGGACGGCCGTATCGTCGGTGACCGTGACCGGCACGATCCCGTAGGTGAAGGCGATGTCCTCCGGCCCGCCCGGGAACACCGTGGTCAGCAGGTAGTGCCGGCCGGTGGGAAGCATCCCCCGTGCCGTGCCCCCATTGACCGTCAAGTACGTCACCGCGCCGGTGTCGCCGTTCACCGCGGCCACACTGCCCTCGGCGGGCGCGCCGAGCCGGTTGACCAGCTCCACCGACACGTCGTACCGCGCGTCCTGGTGGTAGGTCAGCGCGGTCCGGGCCACCGGGGCGCCGTCGACAGTGGCGGTGAGGGCGCCGAGGTGGTACGCCTCTGCCTCGCCCTCGCTGCCGACGGTGAGCGTCACCGAGGCGTTGCCTCCGGCGGGCACCGTCAACCGCTGGGTGCTCAGCGTGACCAGCGCGGCCGGGATCGACGAGACGGCCAGGTCGAGGACGACCGGCTCGATCCCGGCGTTGCGGTAGCTGACCGTGCGGGTGACGCCCTCGCTGGGACGCGGCCAGGGCTGGTTGATGTTCAGACCACCGGCGCTCGGCGTGACCTGAGCGGCGATCGCCCGCGCCACGTCGACACGGCCGGTCCCGTACCGGGGCGATGGCATGCTCTCCCAGCGGGGCTCGGAGGCGCTGCTCATCAGGCCGGCCTTCAGCTGCTCTCCGGTCCAGTCGGGATGCTGCTGGGCCAGGATCGCCGCCGCGCCGGTGACGTGCGGGGCGGCCATCGACGTGCCGCTGTAAGTCCCGTAGCCCCCGCCGGGGACCGCTGCGACGATGCCCACTCCTGGCGCACTGATCTCCGGCTTCAGCGCGTTGTCGAGCATGCGTGGACCGCAGCTGGAGAAGTCGGCGATGAAGTCGGTCCGGTCGACCGCGGCCACGCTCAGCGCCGCGTCAGCGGTGCTGGGCGAGCCGACCGGGCGGGCGCCATACCTGCAGCCGTTGTTGCCCGCCGAAATGACGAAGAGGGCTCCGGTCTGAGCCGACAGGTCGTTCACCGCGGCCTCGAGCGGGTCGATACCAGCGGAGTCGAGCCCGCCGAGGCTCATGTTGATGACCTTCGCATGCACTTCGTTGGCCGCCCAGTGCATCCCGGCGAGGATCGCCGACCAGGGGCAGCCTTCTTCGGAACAAACTTTGCCCTCGGCCAGCTTCGCGCCGGGCGCCACGCCCTTGCGCAGCCCGTTCGAGGCCACTCCGCTGCCCGCGATGGTCGAGGACACGTGGGTGCCGTGCCCGACGTGGTCGTCTACCGTGCCCTCGCCGACGAAGTCGGCGGACGCGACGACCACGTCCTTGAGGTCGGGGTGGTCGATGTCGTAGCCAGTGTCAAGAACGGCCACGGTGACACCGGTCCCGGTGAGCCCCGCCTGCCAGGCAGTCGGGGCGCCGATCTGGGGCA
Above is a window of Micromonospora coriariae DNA encoding:
- a CDS encoding YceI family protein yields the protein MTAPVTLRLVEGRQTVDGCAFTATAVVDRTAFGVSRTVGFIARELAVTIEIVATTSI
- a CDS encoding YceI family protein: MTVRDTFDVIDGVIVVAEDPARSSVRVTMDPASIASGNKRRDRGVVGKNFLDVASYPATGFASTRVGTHGGGWTMTGRLTPSTA
- a CDS encoding MMPL family transporter yields the protein MPTETAPTDGVLAGLARFCYRRRRLVLLTWIVGVIAVAIVGFGFGAASDNDFSGGDSESAKAQVLIEKHFPEQQGDTLTLAIKAEKGIDDPAARQKIEKVLADLDASPITGPVTSPYQDENLVTKDRRIARTTIPLTDKDAEKTEVKPLVDTVKEASGDGVTLGLGGAQAEKAETPPQGPAESVGVLAAAVILFIAFGSLVAMGLPIVTALLAILGGIAMMKLVGHVVPSPDFTVILAAMIGLGVGIDYALFIVTRYKDSLQDGDEPESATVKAITTAGRAVLFAGTTVVIALLGLIVMGQRLMTGVAVATSVIVLVTMIAAVTLLPAFLGFTGHKINSLRLPRRTSRRQRADGVPSRERRTPAERWAGVVQRKPLVAAVLAGAVLLVLAAPMLSMRLSLPDASVQPHDRSSYTSHKIVSEGFGPGYGAPLIFATEVDSKNADLRPVVEAVSKTEGIAYATQPRISEDGQAVTFIAFPKTGYQDEATADLVHQLRDDVLPKAPGGEGVYVGGPNAVTIDNADEVGSRLPLMIAVVIAMSVVLLIALVRSVTIALQAAVMNLLSIGAAYGVLVAVVQWGWLGSALGFPTEMPITTWVPMMMFPVLFGLSMDYEVFLISRIREEYERTGDTRMAVTRGLARTAKVITAAAAIMIAVFTTSLLGHDVAVKQGGLGMAVAVLIDATIVRMVLVPAVMELCGKANWWMPGRRAPKATSASPAGVREDARV
- a CDS encoding sensor histidine kinase is translated as MSTGRPGVRANVRDWAIAVCVAATLLVAGLSGNHSATDLDLLGYALLAAGGLALAARRRAPVPVLAVTGLCAVGYQAVGFDVPAVAFLFAVYAAVRAGHRITTVVAAVLMLAALPLAALAPPQDMAVGEALARARGALEVAWLVAAGAAGEALRQAERRADEAERTREETARRRADEERLHIARELHDSLTHQISIIKVQAEVAVHLARKRGEQVPEALLAIREAGREATRELRATLEALRDDGETPPHGLDHLPELVERARATGLDATLTIEGQRHDVPAAMDRTAYRIVQESLTNIARHAATATASVRVDYRPDALAIRVDDDGKATQDTTPIPGVGLLGMRERVAALGGRLRAEPRNEGGFTVHAELPVGRTS
- a CDS encoding response regulator, giving the protein MIRVLLVDDQPLLRSGFRALLDVEDDIEVVAEAADGEEGVTLAIRYLPDVALVDIQMPVMDGVEATRRIAADPALARVHVVILTNYGLDEHVYNALRAGAAGFLVKDIEPGDFLHAVRVAARGDALLAPSITRKLINRYVTEPPHTRADTGLKWLTNRERETVALVARGLSNDEIADLMVISPMTAKTHINRAMAKLHARDRAQLVVLAYESGLVTPRNR
- a CDS encoding S8 family serine peptidase produces the protein MPRRIRWLLVTTTVVATLQAVPGTPALANPTPDLTTPNPATAAPAGSGETHTVTLLTGDVVTVEATGSGCPRVRVQPVDPAGVIRRSCGADGHMKVIPATVAAQVGTVLDPDLFDVTTLIADGYDDESTTELPVIVQPAENQRTTALAGVRPLSSIGAVAGAVPKRSAANARAATTSLLTGARKVWLDRKVHATGITAGNHGGGQPAQLDHNISQVSAPQAWQAGYTGKGTRVAVLDTGADFSHPDLAGQVVDRADFVTPGGDAVDHNGHGTHVATTIAGTGAASHGQRRGIAPDARLVIGKVLDDFGSGSDSDIITGMEWAASRADVVNMSLGGAMPDDGTDPMAVAVDNLTEQTGALFVIAAGNSGGAIASPGSAGRALTVGAVDSDDERADFSSRGPLINTWAAKPELAAPGVDIVAGRAAGTTLGTPFDEHHTTLSGTSMAAPHAAGAAALLAQRHPDWTADRLKAGLVGAADPLPDAEPYTVGAGRLNAARALTGPVSDQPVVNLGTFSYPQSGTHEVRLSWTGDQTPAAVPLNLAVTVANHDGTTAPRRAAKLSTTRVTLKRGVPGTATLRLDRAALAGSPGYYLATVTARTPNHALVATTPVAFYVEPRSYDLTIQTRPIPDTPVNGYSAVGVEVTNLADPLLYGGGAFLTPGKSATLRVPAGRYQVTAAFTTYNDETGAQTGAFVGNSDLAVDSPRTVILDPTQVKPLTATVPGKPTQTLASDFLYVQTAGNGLSWWQAIAAWGDSATVASGPVALPGVGSLRMYGGWGLDSPAGTAAPYHYDLAHEYTKGVPADPTYRVTAAEQARLARIDQRFNQLDLTGMVTSMRRAGYTPDGFYLTQNPTYDLPATRTDYVSPGFLWQDTGTYGGLPAQEAPRNYAPGSRQTKIWARQPLRSDWFDDPAGGVYSCAGAPWRTSGNLHVDLAMLVDEHQRADCLQPGAVGITRTLALYRDGQLVDERNAARTDFSVPAKAADYRLTFDVDTSRILPFSTHVNTAWTFRSAGPAGTARSALPLLSVDYSLPLDAANHPTGGPATFAVRQAQGAPAQRVTSFQVWTSTDDGATWQPAKVDGDRDGYHAALPALTGGQAISLRVKATADSGSGIEQTIIRAYRAG
- a CDS encoding S8 family serine peptidase, which gives rise to MVGLAALAAVPPPPALASPQPATVPGPAQQRAEHHTITLVTGDTVAVTRGPKGIISYSVTPGPGRQDVTFLTRSDSDGAVSVIPSDALNLLSADQLDPQLFDLGALIDSAPDDGGELPLIAQYAKATTARPSNRVRGVLADGARTTLALPRLGLNAVRVPPNNTGRMWRAVTGGEKAAQRLRGGLGKLWLDRRMKVSLERSVPQIGAPTAWQAGLTGTGVTVAVLDTGYDIDHPDLKDVVVASADFVGEGTVDDHVGHGTHVSSTIAGSGVASNGLRKGVAPGAKLAEGKVCSEEGCPWSAILAGMHWAANEVHAKVINMSLGGLDSAGIDPLEAAVNDLSAQTGALFVISAGNNGCRYGARPVGSPSTADAALSVAAVDRTDFIADFSSCGPRMLDNALKPEISAPGVGIVAAVPGGGYGTYSGTSMAAPHVTGAAAILAQQHPDWTGEQLKAGLMSSASEPRWESMPSPRYGTGRVDVARAIAAQVTPSAGGLNINQPWPRPSEGVTRTVSYRNAGIEPVVLDLAVSSIPAALVTLSTQRLTVPAGGNASVTLTVGSEGEAEAYHLGALTATVDGAPVARTALTYHQDARYDVSVELVNRLGAPAEGSVAAVNGDTGAVTYLTVNGGTARGMLPTGRHYLLTTVFPGGPEDIAFTYGIVPVTVTDDTAVLPVRVDARRGRQVRLEVSDRSAEHVVTSVDLTLDVAGTRMAHGGSFGVQGASYVLPVEDPAVTYGARAVFDKKGSSEQSPSPYHYRIADTRAGIPTDPVRTVAREDLARVVMDFKAPGVASSGSAAVGMITDDSLPTLTIEGPVDFPSKVIDYRAPGRYESEIRIGDNWITAPARTVSLAEPGRETWNNALLGPTLDSTTGLNGDGFMSIPDIPWFVDAETHDFAYTPASGTLTLKREGQQVAQWQAGQWGYAYGLPVEKATYTLQASVTRSVPFSTLSSRIDAEWRFTTAGTTEWLANPLMVPRLAAVGLDEYNRAAGKAPTKVLIGVSGQPAGGIPATRVTRAEASFDEGRTWKSLKVTAGPDGTLGKVMVPNPPAAAHVALRVTLADRDGNQVTQTVHRAYEARPR